The genomic stretch GGTGTAGTCTCCAAAATAGTTTTAAagggataaaaatttatcaatttgcCAGCtcgttcttttttaattttgaatttaaaattattgaacatCATTTAATATGAATCCAAATAATAAGTAAACTGTCCACAAAAAATATCTATCATCCCCGTGAATAATTTTCAAGTGGAGACCTTAGCATGCCCGCCAATATCCTTTCCACGAGTGACGATATGAGTTCCGCTTCAATCACTCATAGCCCAGTTGTTTTCTAGGAAATGTAGTCATCCTGTGAAGCCGATAAAAATCTAAAGTCGTCCACTCATCGCACATTTACTCAAGAATTTCCTCATTCACACAGATTCACAAAATTTATCACTGTTACCTTCCTTGGAAATCACATAAAATTGATCGAGGTTCTTGTTATACCttagctttatttttttatattcgtgCAACGCTTCCATACCATCACTCTTTTGATCCACTACCAAAATAGTCCGAGGAGGTTTTTTTAGTTGCTCCCTTAGCCATAATGGTCTATCTCTCAACCTTACTATTCTCACTTATACGTTAATCTCATTAGAATTAAGTCCCAGATTTTATAtcttattacaaaaattttcaaaatcacgGAGGCAAAAAGAATCTAGGAGCCAGGAGAAAAATTCAAACTGGAACATGAAAGATGCTTTTTTACAACACCATGAATTTAGCAGTATTTACATGAAGATACTCCAAATTGGTTTGATTTTCTGACGAGTGTATTTAGCCATTTTTTgctaatatgaaaaattaaaaatccatcaTTTTAATGGGTATATCGTACTCTCTCACCTTGGAGAGTGGAACATACGTGGCATAATTCTCATTTATCAGGTTTCTGCACGATCTTTTCCTTAGTTTTGATCACTTTCCCTAACTCCCTCGACGCCTGAATAAAAACCTCTTGCTGACACTCTATTTACACTGTAGATAGTTGGGAGTATCTCTTCAAAGACCTGATCGTCTCAGGTCGATCAACATTTTACTCGATTCGGATAAGGGAGTAAAACTTAACTAATGATTGCACTCCCAAGTCCCAAAAATCGTGCGGACCAATGGTAAAGCCCATTGATATCACTTTCCCAACATCACTCCAACACACTTCCTGCACTCATCACTTTTTCGTATCATGCGCTGTAACTCATTTTTCACACGAAAACATCATATTCACGTTTACTGCTCTAGTATTCCCCATCGCATAGACTTCATTGCATTGATCTATGTAGAACATCTACAGTATGTTTTTTTGCCCGTTTAGTGTTTCTTACATATTCTTACTCCTCGGAAAGAGTTTACCATTGACCGGATTTGCATATTCGTCACTTCTGTTTACCTATAACACGTGCCTTAATAATACACCCGATATAATCTCAGGAAATTATTTTCGCTGCGATAAAATTGTGACTCACAAAGTTCCGGCCAGGCACCCCGTTCCACGAATACTACTTCCATCGGGTCCCTCGTGTGGATGGAAGTCAGACACAAAAGGCGACGATGAAAATTGAGACGAATCCCCTTCTTCGtaagtaaagtttttttttcaagccaaCAGAAGTCTTCAAAGGGACACAAATTCCGCTGGTAGGTTGCTGACTAGAGGTGGAGGCGGAGGCGTTGGTATCTCCATCAGCACCGAATCACCACCAGATGTCCTTCCCGATTCCTGTTCCTCTCCTTCTGACCTTCCATTCCCACCCTCATCGTCATCTTCCTCTGACATAGTGCCCTCAGGGAGGGATAACTTAGAACTCCCATCCGCGGTAACCCTGGGACCCATGTTGTCATAGTGCGGCCCTACCCTGACTATGGGACCCGTATCTACCACGGCTGCCGATACCCCCGCCTCTAGCACTCCCATGGGTGTTTTAGTTCTTTGCCTTCTAGGCAAGGTAGCGAACACAGAAGGACCTCTGCTTTCTGAGACCTCTCCGCATGTGGCATCTTGGAATGCTTCGTCTCCCGAGTATTGTACTGGCGCTGGGATCGGATACGCTCTGTAGCCGTGCTTGGAATGTGACGAAGGCATTGTGCAATGCAGATCCTGATGATAAAAAGGTGCGTGGAACGGGTAGCCCTCATTTGTTGTCGACGTGGCTACGCTCACCGCTGTGGGTCCGGAGGCGGCAGATTTCCCTTGTTGTTGATCTATCTGACCACCACCTGGAACCCCTCCGGCTGTTCCGCCTTTTTTACTCCTCCGCGGAATATCAAGTAAATCGGGGTATCTCTGCGCCACAGAGTTTGGGTCCTCCGCCTCTTGGCTTACGGAAactgagatgaaaatattcccGAACGCTCCAGTGGGCAAGCCGGAGGAGAATTCTGGAGGTGGAGCCAAAGTGGGTCCGCCCCTCGAAGGAAATGGCCCGGTGATGTGACCGGGAAAGTGACCAGACGTCGCAGTAGCGGCGGGGTGAGGGATAGGCGATTCCACGACCGTAGGCCCCGTGTGGTGCGACTCGATAGTGATGTGAAGCGGGGGAGGACCCTGTGGTACATGCTGTGGATGTCTGCTCAACGTCTGCTGTTGGACTTGCTGTTGAGCGAGATGCTGCGGATGTTGTTGCTGCTGGTGTTGGTGCGCTGTGCTCTGCGCGTTCTGCGGCTGCTGTTGTGCCACGGGCAATATTATGTGCTGCGGGTCGACCAGCTCGCAGGTCGACATGTCGCGGCTGACGTCCAACAGCTCCATCTCGGTCTGAGAGGTGGCGTCAAAGCTGGCGCCGGCAGAAGCCCTCTCCGCGCTGCTGGCGTCCAGTAGTTTTTTCTCCTGTTCCGTAAGACTGGAACTACCGGTCAGTATCTGGCCCCCTTTTCGCTTCCTCTTGCCCCCTCCACTCCCGCTCCTCCGCCTCAGGACGGTCCGGCGTCCGCATAGGCAAGCGCACACGATCGCCCCACTCAGAGTACCCAAACCCGCTGCAGAAGCGCCCGCCAGGATCCCGGCCCAAACAAGCCACGACTCGGCTTTGCTCAGGGTCGTGGCCACCACTACTTCTGGGAGTAGTAGGGAAACGTTTGCCGAGGCTATTCCGCCGGAATTGAATGCGACACAAGCATAGTCGCCGGCATCCGTTTCGGTTAAGTTGGAGATGGTCAAGTTGGTCCACTTCTCTAGTCCCGTCTCTTCCTCGACTAAGAGCACTTGGTCGGCCACTATGTCAACATCCTCGGGGTCGGTCGAGTCGTTAAATGGCGCCCACGGGGGCAGAGTCTTCCCACCGAATAGCCATCTCACTTCAGGTTCAGGGTCTCCCCTCACGTAGCACCCTAACGTGGCGTTCCCGCCCACCTCACCCTGAACCATGCTCTCACTCAATGACACTTGGGGGGAACACGCAAAGTCCATTGCTCTTGTATCCTCCCACGGGTGATTCGCGAGTCTGTCGGGTTCCACACATATCAAGGGAAAGGAATACAGTTTGCTCGAGAGAAGCCATGACCGAAAGTCTCTCAGCTCACAGTCACACCGCCACGGGTTACCGTCCAAGGAGAGTGTCTTTAGTCTCTTACACGGCATAAAAACCGATTCCGAAAGTCTTTTTAACCTGTTATTGGCCAGATTCAATGTCTCTAAGGCCACTAAGTTGACAAATGCGTCCCGATGTACGTGCTCGAGG from Ischnura elegans chromosome 7, ioIscEleg1.1, whole genome shotgun sequence encodes the following:
- the LOC124162295 gene encoding uncharacterized protein LOC124162295, translating into MATKRTRERGLQSPQGRQQDARSPETSTPGRKSNIRGRPLNAPQRNGVAGGGGSLGGGRGGSRVGTRALVARLLVVLLLASGGLVAFAAPDWTDCPASCRCKWISGKKTALCREAGFTAVPATLNADIQVLDLAGNDVPILPRDAFRSVGLLNLQRVFARGAGIREVHRDAFRDLTILVEVDLSDNRITTLHPETFSGNDRLRVLTLNANPITELQRIQFPSLPHLRTLEMKHCHLEHVHRDAFVNLVALETLNLANNRLKRLSESVFMPCKRLKTLSLDGNPWRCDCELRDFRSWLLSSKLYSFPLICVEPDRLANHPWEDTRAMDFACSPQVSLSESMVQGEVGGNATLGCYVRGDPEPEVRWLFGGKTLPPWAPFNDSTDPEDVDIVADQVLLVEEETGLEKWTNLTISNLTETDAGDYACVAFNSGGIASANVSLLLPEVVVATTLSKAESWLVWAGILAGASAAGLGTLSGAIVCACLCGRRTVLRRRSGSGGGKRKRKGGQILTGSSSLTEQEKKLLDASSAERASAGASFDATSQTEMELLDVSRDMSTCELVDPQHIILPVAQQQPQNAQSTAHQHQQQQHPQHLAQQQVQQQTLSRHPQHVPQGPPPLHITIESHHTGPTVVESPIPHPAATATSGHFPGHITGPFPSRGGPTLAPPPEFSSGLPTGAFGNIFISVSVSQEAEDPNSVAQRYPDLLDIPRRSKKGGTAGGVPGGGQIDQQQGKSAASGPTAVSVATSTTNEGYPFHAPFYHQDLHCTMPSSHSKHGYRAYPIPAPVQYSGDEAFQDATCGEVSESRGPSVFATLPRRQRTKTPMGVLEAGVSAAVVDTGPIVRVGPHYDNMGPRVTADGSSKLSLPEGTMSEEDDDEGGNGRSEGEEQESGRTSGGDSVLMEIPTPPPPPLVSNLPAEFVSL